From Caldanaerobius fijiensis DSM 17918:
CTAGGGGCAAAAGTTATTGAAAAGCATTTTACACTCGACAGAAATTTACCAGGGCCTGATCATAAAGCTTCGTTGGAGCCTTTTGAACTTAAGCAGATGATAAAGAGCATAAGAAACGTAGAATGTTCAATGGGAGACGGGATAAAGAAGTGTACGTATGTTGAAGAAAATGCCAGGAAAGTGGCGCGCAAAAGCCTTGTAGCGGCTTGCGACATAAGAAGAGGGATGGTCATAGAAAAAGAGATGCTGACGGTAAAAAGGCCTGGAACTGGCATACCGCCAAAAGATATAGGCTATATAGTAGGTAGGAAAGCTAAAATTGATATTTTAAAAGATACACTAATTAACTTGGATATGTTAGAATGAATTAAAAGGAGCCTGGATGGGGGAATTTTTTTGGAAGAACTTATTTTAATTGGAGCTGGTGGGCATGCTAAAGCCGTATTAGAAATCCTCAAACTTATGGATACTTATAGGGTTGTAGGGCTTATAGAGAAGGACAGACAAAAGATGGGAAGAAGGATATTAGGTATTCCAATAATAGGTAGTGACGAATGTTTAAGTGATTTTTATAATGAGGGCATAAAGCATGCCTTGATAGCGGTTGGTAGTACAGGAGATAATCGGATAAGAAAAGATCTGTATAATACCGCAAAAAGTATAGGTTTTAATATGATAAATGCGTTTCATCCTAAAGCGATAATTTCCCAATATAGCAAATTTGGTGAAGGGAATGTGGTTATGGCTGAATCGGTAATTGGACCGGATGTGGAAATCGGCAATAACGTTATAATAAATACTGCAGCAGTAGTGGAACACGATTGTAGAATTGGAGATCATGTGCATATTGCTCCAGGTTCTAAAATTGCAGGTGGTGTTGAGATTGGTGATGAAAGTTTTGTGGGTATCGGGGCAGTAATAATTCAGGGTATAAAAATAGGAAAAAACGTGTTAATTGGAGCGGGAGCGGTTATTATAAATGACGTTCCTGATAATGCTGTTGTCGTAGGTGTTCCAGGGAAGATTATTGCTTATAGATAATATATTTCATGAACGGGTGAGGAGATTTTTTATGAAGGATATTGTGAAAAATGCTTTGGCCCATGCAGATTGTACAATAAGAGATGCAATAAAAAAAATAAATGATAATGGGTTACAGATTTTAATTGTGGTTGATAATCAAAACAGATTAATTGGTACTGTTACTGATGGCGATATAAGAAGATCTATTTTAAAAAACATATCACTGGACGAATTTATTGG
This genomic window contains:
- a CDS encoding acetyltransferase — encoded protein: MEELILIGAGGHAKAVLEILKLMDTYRVVGLIEKDRQKMGRRILGIPIIGSDECLSDFYNEGIKHALIAVGSTGDNRIRKDLYNTAKSIGFNMINAFHPKAIISQYSKFGEGNVVMAESVIGPDVEIGNNVIINTAAVVEHDCRIGDHVHIAPGSKIAGGVEIGDESFVGIGAVIIQGIKIGKNVLIGAGAVIINDVPDNAVVVGVPGKIIAYR